A single genomic interval of Mycolicibacterium holsaticum DSM 44478 = JCM 12374 harbors:
- the nuoE gene encoding NADH-quinone oxidoreductase subunit NuoE, producing MSVFLELGQRPDEPGPPIHGPATYPDDVTARLAADAEKIIARYPQSRSALLPLLHLVQSEDGCLTSAGITFCANQLGLTDAEVTAVATFYTMYRRTPTGEYLVGVCTNTLCAVMGGDAILDALQDHLGVHAGETTEDGRVTLDHIECNAACDYAPVVMVNWEFFDNQTPASARDLVDGLRAGDPPEPTRGAPLCTFRETARTLAGLPDSRTGGDRTGDATLVGLRVAHERGMAAPDPDTAAAPGGAPDDEKAAAEATQDAPAPAPAATVPPKPDTAETNPDATDSQK from the coding sequence GTGAGCGTGTTTCTCGAGCTAGGTCAGCGACCCGACGAACCTGGCCCACCGATCCACGGTCCTGCCACATATCCCGACGACGTCACGGCGCGGTTGGCCGCTGACGCCGAGAAGATCATCGCGCGCTACCCGCAGTCGCGCTCGGCCCTGTTGCCGCTGCTGCACCTGGTGCAGTCCGAGGACGGCTGCCTCACCTCGGCGGGCATCACTTTCTGCGCCAATCAGTTAGGGCTCACCGACGCCGAAGTCACCGCAGTGGCCACGTTTTACACGATGTACCGGCGTACGCCGACGGGTGAGTATCTGGTCGGCGTCTGCACCAACACGTTGTGCGCGGTCATGGGCGGTGACGCGATTCTGGATGCGCTGCAAGATCATCTGGGCGTGCACGCCGGCGAGACGACCGAAGACGGCCGCGTCACGCTGGATCACATCGAATGCAACGCCGCCTGCGACTACGCGCCGGTCGTGATGGTCAACTGGGAGTTCTTCGACAACCAAACACCGGCTTCGGCCCGCGACCTGGTCGACGGGTTACGCGCGGGAGATCCGCCGGAGCCCACCCGCGGCGCACCGCTGTGCACGTTCCGCGAGACCGCACGCACGCTGGCCGGCCTGCCCGATTCGCGGACCGGCGGCGACCGGACCGGCGACGCCACGCTCGTGGGTCTGCGCGTGGCGCACGAACGCGGCATGGCCGCCCCCGACCCCGACACCGCGGCCGCACCCGGCGGCGCACCCGACGACGAGAAGGCGGCTGCCGAAGCGACGCAAGACGCTCCGGCGCCGGCTCCGGCAGCGACGGTCCCACCCAAGCCGGACACCGCTGAAACCAACCCAGACGCAACGGATTCGCAGAAATGA
- the nuoF gene encoding NADH-quinone oxidoreductase subunit NuoF — translation MTALTPVLSKYWDEPEPWSLDTYRRHGGYRALEKALAMPPDDVIALVKDSGLRGRGGAGFPTGTKWSFIPQERGLPSDQTAGDDTGAGAKPHYLVINADESEPGTCKDIPLMLTTPHFLIEGAIIASYAIRAHHAFIYLRGEVVPVLRRLNAAVAEAYEAGYLGDDVGGSGFDLQLIVHAGAGAYICGEETALLDSLEGRRGQPRLRPPFPAVAGLYACPTVVNNVESIASVPPIVLNGVDWFRSMGTEKSPGFTLYSLSGHVTNPGQYEAPLGITLRELLEYAGGVRAGHKLKFWTPGGSSTPLLTDEHLDVPLDYEGMAGAGTMLGTKALQIFDETTCVVRAVRRWTDFYAHESCGKCTPCREGTYWLAQVYERLETGAGTAADIEKLLDISDNIYGRAFCALGDGATAPITSSIQYFRDEYVAHLNGGCPFDPHASTLMATEGAGV, via the coding sequence ATGACCGCACTGACACCCGTGCTCAGCAAGTACTGGGACGAACCGGAGCCATGGTCACTGGACACCTATCGACGGCACGGCGGTTACCGCGCCCTCGAAAAGGCGTTGGCCATGCCCCCCGACGACGTCATCGCGCTGGTGAAGGACTCCGGCCTGCGCGGTCGCGGCGGCGCGGGCTTCCCGACCGGCACCAAGTGGTCGTTCATTCCGCAGGAGCGAGGCTTGCCGAGCGACCAGACGGCCGGGGACGACACCGGGGCGGGTGCCAAGCCGCACTACCTCGTCATCAACGCCGACGAGTCAGAACCCGGTACCTGCAAAGACATTCCGCTGATGCTGACGACACCGCACTTCTTGATCGAGGGTGCGATCATCGCGTCGTATGCCATCCGGGCGCACCACGCGTTCATCTATCTGCGCGGTGAGGTGGTTCCGGTGCTGCGCCGGCTCAATGCCGCGGTGGCCGAGGCGTACGAGGCCGGCTACCTAGGCGACGATGTCGGGGGTTCGGGATTCGATCTGCAGTTGATCGTGCACGCCGGCGCGGGCGCGTACATCTGCGGTGAGGAGACCGCGTTGCTCGACTCGTTGGAGGGCCGACGCGGTCAGCCGCGGCTGCGTCCGCCGTTCCCCGCGGTGGCCGGGTTGTACGCCTGCCCGACCGTGGTCAACAACGTGGAGTCCATCGCCAGCGTGCCACCGATCGTGCTCAACGGCGTGGACTGGTTCCGGTCGATGGGCACGGAGAAATCTCCTGGCTTCACGCTGTATTCGCTGTCCGGGCACGTCACCAACCCCGGGCAGTACGAGGCGCCGCTCGGCATCACTCTGCGTGAACTGCTCGAGTACGCCGGGGGCGTGCGCGCGGGCCACAAGCTGAAGTTCTGGACCCCCGGCGGTTCGTCGACCCCGCTGTTGACCGATGAACACCTCGACGTGCCACTGGATTACGAGGGCATGGCCGGTGCAGGCACCATGCTCGGCACCAAGGCGCTGCAGATCTTCGACGAGACCACATGCGTGGTGCGGGCGGTTCGCCGTTGGACCGACTTCTATGCACACGAGTCGTGCGGCAAGTGCACACCGTGCCGCGAGGGCACCTACTGGCTCGCCCAGGTCTACGAGCGTCTGGAGACAGGTGCCGGTACGGCCGCCGACATCGAGAAGCTTCTCGACATCTCCGACAACATCTACGGACGAGCGTTCTGCGCGTTGGGCGACGGTGCGACGGCTCCGATCACGTCTTCGATCCAGTACTTCCGCGACGAATACGTCGCCCATCTGAACGGCGGCTGCCCGTTCGACCCGCACGCCTCGACGTTGATGGCCACCGAAGGGGCGGGCGTGTGA
- the nuoL gene encoding NADH-quinone oxidoreductase subunit L, which produces MTTPVWLTIALPLVGAAILLVGGRRTNSWGHLLGCAASLASFAVGAALFVDMLGRDAEHRTIHENLFTWVPVASLHVDFGLQLDQLSMCFVLLITGVGSLIHIYSIGYMAEDPGRRRFFAYLNLFLAAMLLLVLADNYLGLYVGWEGVGLASYLLIGFWAHKPSAATAAKKAFVVNRVGDMGLAIAIFAMFAHIGSISYEGVFAAAPQVSEGVLTVIGLLLLLGACAKSAQVPLQSWLGDAMEGPTPVSALIHAATMVTAGVYLIVRSGPVFDLAPTAQLAVVIVGAVTLLFGAIIGCAKDDIKKALAASTMSQIGYMVLAAGLGPVGYAFAIMHLLTHGFFKAGLFLGAGSVMHAMDDEVDMRRYGGLRKALPITFATFGLGYLAIIGVPPLAGFFSKDGIIEAALGAGGVKGLILGGTAILGAGITAFYMTRVMLMTFFGEKRWAPNAHPHESPKVMTWPMILLAVGSVGSGAAFAIGGSLEHWLEPVVGAHEVHHIAPVWVITTIILAVVAVGILIAYRMYAVRPVPEEVPVGSALTVAARRDLYGDAFNEEVFMRPGQALTKVLVEIDDEAVDGVGTGLASVVSHTSRALRRLQTGFARSYALTMLAGAMLLAGAILAVQLW; this is translated from the coding sequence ATGACAACTCCGGTGTGGCTTACGATCGCCCTTCCGTTGGTGGGTGCCGCGATCCTGCTGGTGGGCGGCCGACGCACCAACAGCTGGGGGCATCTGTTGGGATGTGCGGCGTCGCTCGCGTCGTTCGCGGTAGGCGCGGCACTGTTCGTCGACATGCTCGGCCGCGACGCCGAACACCGCACGATCCACGAGAACCTGTTCACCTGGGTCCCGGTGGCGAGCCTGCACGTCGACTTCGGTCTGCAACTCGACCAGCTGTCGATGTGCTTTGTCCTGCTCATCACCGGCGTCGGCTCGCTGATCCACATCTACTCCATCGGCTACATGGCCGAGGACCCCGGCCGGCGACGGTTTTTCGCCTACCTGAACCTTTTCCTCGCCGCGATGCTGCTGCTGGTGCTCGCCGACAACTATCTGGGTCTCTACGTCGGATGGGAAGGTGTCGGCCTGGCGTCGTACCTGCTGATCGGCTTCTGGGCGCACAAACCGTCGGCGGCCACCGCGGCAAAGAAAGCGTTCGTCGTCAACCGTGTGGGCGACATGGGTCTGGCCATCGCCATCTTCGCGATGTTCGCCCACATCGGGTCCATCTCCTATGAAGGCGTTTTCGCCGCAGCACCCCAGGTGAGCGAGGGTGTGCTGACGGTGATCGGCCTGCTGCTCCTGTTGGGCGCGTGCGCGAAGTCCGCGCAGGTGCCGCTGCAGTCCTGGCTCGGGGACGCGATGGAAGGCCCGACCCCGGTGTCGGCGCTCATCCACGCCGCCACCATGGTGACCGCGGGCGTCTACCTCATCGTGCGTTCCGGGCCGGTGTTCGACCTGGCACCGACCGCGCAATTGGCCGTCGTCATCGTCGGTGCGGTCACCCTGCTGTTCGGCGCGATCATCGGTTGCGCAAAGGACGACATCAAAAAAGCGCTTGCGGCGTCGACGATGTCGCAGATCGGCTACATGGTGCTGGCCGCCGGCCTCGGCCCGGTCGGCTACGCGTTCGCGATCATGCACCTGCTGACCCACGGCTTCTTCAAGGCCGGGTTGTTCCTCGGCGCCGGTTCGGTGATGCACGCGATGGACGACGAGGTCGACATGCGCCGCTACGGCGGCCTGCGCAAGGCGCTGCCGATCACCTTCGCCACGTTCGGGCTCGGTTACCTCGCGATCATCGGCGTGCCACCGCTGGCCGGCTTCTTCTCCAAGGACGGCATCATCGAAGCGGCGTTGGGCGCCGGCGGCGTCAAGGGTCTGATCCTGGGCGGTACCGCGATCCTCGGTGCGGGCATCACCGCCTTCTACATGACCAGGGTGATGCTGATGACGTTCTTCGGCGAGAAGCGTTGGGCGCCCAATGCGCATCCGCACGAGTCGCCGAAGGTGATGACCTGGCCGATGATCCTGCTGGCCGTCGGCTCGGTCGGCTCCGGTGCGGCGTTCGCGATCGGCGGGAGCCTCGAACATTGGCTGGAACCCGTTGTCGGAGCACACGAGGTGCACCACATCGCGCCGGTGTGGGTGATCACCACCATCATCCTCGCCGTGGTGGCGGTCGGCATCCTGATCGCCTACCGGATGTACGCCGTGCGACCGGTGCCCGAAGAGGTGCCCGTCGGTTCGGCGCTGACCGTGGCCGCCCGTCGCGACCTGTACGGCGACGCATTCAACGAAGAGGTCTTCATGCGGCCCGGACAGGCGCTCACCAAGGTGCTGGTCGAAATCGATGACGAAGCCGTCGACGGTGTGGGAACCGGACTGGCCTCCGTGGTGTCCCACACCTCAAGGGCCCTGCGGCGGCTGCAGACCGGGTTCGCCCGCTCCTATGCGTTGACAATGCTGGCCGGCGCGATGCTGCTGGCCGGCGCGATCCTGGCGGTGCAGCTATGGTGA
- the nuoH gene encoding NADH-quinone oxidoreductase subunit NuoH: protein MIHPDPTLFGHDPWWLILAKAVGIFAFLMLTVLAAILIERKLLGRMQMRFGPNRVGPRGLLQSLVDGVKLALKEGLIPAGADKIIYLAAPVIAAVPAFIAFAVIPMGGEVSIFGHRTALQLTDMPVAVLYILAATSIGVYGIMLAGWASGSTYPLLGGLRSTAQVISYEIAMGLSFVAVFIYAGTMSTSGIVAAQDGTWFIFLLLPSFVIYVTSMVGETNRAPFDLPEAEGELVGGFHTEYSSIKFAMFMLAEYVNMTTVSALATTMFLGGWHAPWPINMWDGANTGWWPLLWFTAKVWGFLFLYFWLRATLPRMRYDQFMAMGWKVLIPISLAWIMIVATARSLRNHGYDEMVTVLFSAGAIIALLIGIALWRSVRGKNSRKPPTQTLDPDVFPIPPLPGSEQPTATKERADA from the coding sequence ATGATCCATCCGGATCCGACACTGTTCGGACACGACCCGTGGTGGCTGATCCTCGCCAAGGCGGTCGGGATCTTCGCGTTCCTGATGTTGACCGTCCTCGCGGCGATCCTCATCGAACGTAAGCTGTTGGGCCGCATGCAGATGCGGTTCGGCCCGAACCGGGTCGGGCCGCGCGGGCTGCTGCAGTCGCTGGTCGACGGTGTGAAGCTGGCCCTCAAAGAGGGGCTGATCCCCGCAGGCGCCGACAAGATCATCTACCTGGCGGCGCCGGTGATCGCCGCCGTCCCGGCGTTCATCGCGTTCGCGGTGATCCCAATGGGCGGCGAGGTGTCGATATTCGGGCACCGCACCGCGCTTCAGCTCACGGACATGCCCGTCGCGGTGCTCTACATCCTGGCCGCGACCTCGATCGGCGTGTACGGGATCATGCTGGCGGGCTGGGCATCCGGTTCCACCTACCCGCTGCTGGGTGGGCTGCGCTCCACCGCGCAGGTGATCTCCTATGAGATCGCGATGGGGCTCTCGTTCGTCGCGGTGTTCATCTACGCGGGCACGATGTCGACATCGGGCATCGTCGCGGCCCAGGACGGAACCTGGTTCATCTTTTTGCTGCTGCCGTCGTTCGTCATCTACGTGACGTCGATGGTCGGCGAAACCAACCGGGCGCCCTTCGACCTGCCCGAGGCCGAGGGTGAACTGGTCGGCGGGTTCCACACCGAGTACTCGTCGATCAAATTCGCGATGTTCATGCTCGCCGAGTACGTCAACATGACGACCGTGTCGGCGCTGGCCACCACGATGTTCCTCGGCGGCTGGCACGCCCCGTGGCCCATCAACATGTGGGACGGCGCCAATACCGGCTGGTGGCCGCTGCTGTGGTTCACCGCCAAGGTGTGGGGCTTTCTGTTCCTGTACTTCTGGTTGCGCGCCACACTTCCGCGGATGCGCTACGACCAGTTCATGGCGATGGGCTGGAAGGTGCTGATCCCCATCTCGTTGGCGTGGATCATGATCGTCGCGACCGCCCGCAGCCTGCGCAACCACGGCTACGACGAGATGGTGACCGTGTTGTTCTCCGCAGGCGCGATCATCGCCTTGCTGATCGGCATCGCACTGTGGCGCTCCGTGCGCGGCAAGAACAGTCGCAAACCTCCCACGCAGACGCTGGATCCGGATGTCTTCCCGATACCACCGCTGCCGGGTTCCGAGCAGCCGACTGCGACCAAGGAGCGAGCCGATGCGTAA
- the nuoK gene encoding NADH-quinone oxidoreductase subunit NuoK — MNPDNYLYLSALLFTIGASGVLLRRNAIVMFMCVELMLNAANLALVTFSRMHGQLDGQVVAFFTMVVAACEVVVGLAIIMTIFRTRRSASVDDANLLKH, encoded by the coding sequence GTGAACCCAGACAACTACCTGTACCTGTCTGCGCTGCTGTTCACCATCGGTGCCAGCGGAGTACTGCTGCGCCGCAACGCCATCGTCATGTTCATGTGCGTCGAGTTGATGCTCAACGCCGCCAACCTGGCACTGGTCACGTTCTCCCGTATGCACGGCCAACTGGACGGCCAGGTGGTCGCGTTCTTCACCATGGTGGTCGCCGCCTGCGAGGTGGTGGTTGGCCTGGCGATCATCATGACCATCTTCCGCACGCGACGCTCGGCCTCCGTCGACGACGCCAATCTGCTGAAACACTAA
- the nuoI gene encoding NADH-quinone oxidoreductase subunit NuoI produces the protein MRKFFEAIAGFGTTFGTMFKKPITEEYPEKPGPVAPRYHGRHQLNRYPDGLEKCIGCELCAWACPADAIYVEGDDNTEDERYSPGERYGRVYQINYLRCIGCGYCVEACPTRALTMTNDYEMADDNRADLILGKDKLLAPLEPGMLPPPHPMAEGSTDEDYYLGNIKPVTEDIR, from the coding sequence ATGCGTAAGTTTTTCGAGGCGATAGCGGGTTTCGGGACCACGTTCGGGACCATGTTCAAAAAGCCCATCACCGAGGAATATCCGGAGAAACCGGGCCCGGTCGCGCCCCGCTATCACGGCAGGCATCAACTCAACCGGTATCCCGACGGGCTGGAGAAGTGCATCGGCTGCGAGCTGTGCGCCTGGGCCTGCCCGGCCGACGCCATCTACGTCGAGGGTGACGACAACACCGAGGACGAAAGGTACTCCCCCGGTGAACGTTACGGCCGCGTCTACCAGATCAACTACCTGCGGTGCATCGGTTGCGGCTACTGCGTCGAAGCCTGCCCCACCCGCGCGCTGACGATGACCAACGACTACGAAATGGCCGACGACAACCGCGCCGACCTGATCCTGGGCAAGGACAAGCTGCTGGCACCGCTCGAGCCGGGGATGCTGCCGCCACCGCACCCGATGGCCGAGGGCAGCACCGACGAGGACTACTACCTCGGAAACATCAAACCCGTGACCGAGGACATCCGATGA
- a CDS encoding NADH-quinone oxidoreductase subunit J translates to MTLEWVAAMTADTAAHTTTTEAVLFWVLGAVALLGAFGVVIAPKAVYSAMFLATTMIVLAVFYIAQGALFLGVVQVVVYTGAVMMLFLFVMMLIGVDSSESLVETIRGQRVAAIVFGLGFGILMIAGIGNVSAGGFVGLGQANAGGNVEGLAALIFIRYLWAFELTSALLITAALGAMVLAHRERFARRKTQRELAEERFKPGGYPTTLPNPGVYARYNAVNAAARLPDGSDSELSVSPILEKRSVSSVNGGGGDT, encoded by the coding sequence ATGACGCTCGAGTGGGTAGCGGCGATGACCGCCGACACCGCAGCCCACACGACGACCACCGAGGCGGTGCTGTTCTGGGTGCTCGGCGCGGTGGCGTTGCTCGGCGCATTCGGTGTGGTGATCGCGCCGAAGGCCGTGTACTCCGCGATGTTTCTGGCCACCACCATGATCGTGCTGGCGGTGTTCTACATCGCGCAGGGGGCGCTGTTCCTCGGCGTCGTGCAGGTGGTGGTCTACACCGGCGCGGTGATGATGTTGTTCTTGTTCGTGATGATGCTCATCGGCGTCGACTCGTCGGAATCTCTGGTGGAAACCATTCGCGGACAACGCGTTGCCGCGATCGTGTTCGGGTTGGGCTTCGGAATCCTGATGATCGCCGGGATCGGAAACGTCTCCGCGGGCGGGTTCGTCGGGCTGGGGCAGGCCAACGCCGGCGGAAACGTCGAGGGGTTGGCGGCGCTGATCTTCATCCGCTACCTGTGGGCGTTCGAGTTGACCAGCGCGCTGCTGATCACCGCGGCCCTCGGCGCGATGGTGCTGGCGCACCGGGAACGTTTCGCACGTCGCAAGACCCAGCGCGAACTCGCCGAAGAGCGGTTCAAGCCGGGCGGATATCCGACGACGTTGCCCAATCCCGGTGTCTACGCCCGCTACAACGCCGTCAACGCCGCGGCACGCCTGCCCGACGGATCGGATTCCGAGTTGTCAGTCAGCCCCATTTTGGAGAAGCGGTCCGTCAGCTCGGTCAACGGCGGAGGCGGTGACACGTGA
- a CDS encoding NADH-quinone oxidoreductase subunit G, giving the protein MTQTADSGIGADQVEMVNLTIDDVEISVPKGTLVIRAAELIGVQIPRFCDHPLLDPVGACRQCLVDVEGQRKPMASCTITCTPGMVVRTQHTSEVADKAQHGIMEFLLINHPLDCPVCDKGGECPLQNQAMSNGRPETRFEDVKRTFPKPINVSSQVLLDRERCVMCARCTRFSEQIAGDPFIDLLERGALQQVGIAQDEPFESYFSGNTVQICPVGALTGAAYRFRARPFDLVSSPSVCEHCASGCAQRTDHRRGKVMRRLAGDDPQVNEEWNCDKGRWAFTYATQGDRITTPLLREDNGELRPASWSEALAVAGAGLAAADGNAGVLVGGRVTVEDAYAYAKFARIALSTNDIDFRARPHSAEEADFLASQVAGQPMTVTYTDLENAPAVLLVGFEPEEESPIVFLRLRKAVRKKALQVISVAPFATRSLTKLNGRLIAAGPGGEAAALQRLVDDEQLKLPGAVILVGERLATSPGALSAASRLAAQTGARLAWIPRRAGERGAAEAGALPNLLPGGRPVNDATAREQTAAAWNVDDLPSTPGRDTAAILDAARRGELGALLVGGVELADLPDPDLALAALEATPFVVSLELRESAVTAVADVVFPVAPVVEKGGSYMNWEGRLRPFEPSLQTNAIPDARVLGYLADELGVALNMTNPLTAGDELARLGMWAGQRPAAPDVSAAAPAAPAAGQAVLAGWRMLLDAGRLQDGEPHLAGTARTPVARLSATTAAEIGAGEGDPVTVRTDRGAITLPLAITDIADRVVWLPLNSAGSAVHQSLGVTAGAVVSIGRAEP; this is encoded by the coding sequence ATGACGCAGACAGCTGACTCAGGTATCGGCGCCGATCAAGTCGAGATGGTGAACCTCACCATCGATGACGTCGAGATCAGCGTTCCCAAGGGCACGTTGGTGATTCGGGCCGCGGAATTGATCGGCGTCCAGATCCCACGGTTCTGTGACCACCCGCTGCTGGATCCGGTGGGGGCGTGCAGGCAATGCCTGGTCGACGTCGAAGGGCAACGTAAGCCGATGGCGTCGTGCACGATCACCTGCACACCCGGCATGGTGGTACGCACCCAGCACACGTCGGAGGTCGCCGACAAGGCTCAGCACGGAATCATGGAGTTCCTGCTGATCAACCACCCGCTGGACTGCCCGGTGTGCGACAAGGGCGGCGAATGCCCGCTGCAGAACCAGGCCATGAGCAACGGCCGGCCGGAAACCCGTTTCGAGGACGTCAAGCGGACCTTCCCCAAGCCGATCAACGTCTCCTCGCAGGTGCTGTTGGACCGCGAGCGCTGCGTGATGTGCGCGCGGTGCACCCGGTTCTCTGAGCAGATCGCCGGAGACCCGTTCATCGACCTGCTGGAACGCGGTGCGCTGCAGCAGGTCGGCATCGCGCAGGACGAGCCGTTCGAATCGTATTTCTCCGGCAACACCGTGCAGATCTGTCCCGTCGGCGCGCTCACCGGCGCGGCGTACCGGTTCCGGGCCCGGCCGTTCGACCTGGTGTCCAGTCCCAGCGTGTGCGAGCACTGCGCGTCGGGTTGCGCGCAGCGCACCGACCACCGCCGCGGAAAAGTGATGCGGCGCTTGGCCGGCGACGATCCGCAGGTCAACGAGGAATGGAACTGCGACAAGGGGCGCTGGGCGTTCACCTATGCCACCCAGGGCGACCGCATCACCACCCCGCTGCTGCGTGAGGACAACGGCGAGCTGCGACCCGCCTCCTGGTCGGAGGCGCTTGCGGTGGCCGGGGCCGGCCTGGCGGCAGCCGACGGTAACGCCGGTGTGCTCGTCGGTGGGCGGGTCACGGTGGAGGACGCTTACGCCTACGCCAAGTTCGCCCGGATCGCGCTGAGCACCAACGACATCGACTTCCGCGCCCGCCCGCACAGCGCCGAGGAAGCCGACTTCCTGGCCAGCCAGGTCGCCGGGCAGCCGATGACGGTCACCTACACCGACCTGGAGAACGCGCCCGCGGTGCTGCTGGTCGGCTTCGAACCGGAAGAGGAGTCGCCGATCGTCTTCCTGCGGCTGCGCAAGGCGGTCCGCAAGAAGGCACTGCAGGTCATCTCCGTCGCGCCGTTCGCCACCCGCAGCCTGACCAAACTGAACGGACGCCTTATCGCGGCGGGGCCCGGTGGCGAGGCCGCCGCACTTCAGCGCCTGGTCGACGACGAACAGCTGAAGCTGCCGGGTGCGGTCATCCTTGTCGGCGAACGGCTGGCCACCTCGCCTGGGGCCCTTTCCGCCGCAAGCCGATTGGCCGCGCAAACCGGTGCCCGCCTGGCGTGGATACCGCGCCGCGCGGGCGAGCGGGGCGCCGCGGAGGCCGGCGCGCTGCCGAACCTGCTGCCCGGCGGGCGGCCGGTCAACGATGCCACCGCCCGCGAACAGACCGCGGCGGCATGGAATGTCGACGACCTGCCAAGCACACCGGGCCGTGACACCGCGGCGATCCTTGATGCGGCCCGCCGCGGCGAACTGGGCGCCCTGCTGGTCGGCGGTGTGGAACTGGCCGATCTGCCCGACCCCGACCTCGCGCTGGCCGCGCTGGAGGCCACCCCGTTCGTGGTGAGCCTCGAACTTCGGGAAAGCGCGGTCACCGCGGTCGCCGATGTGGTGTTCCCCGTCGCGCCGGTGGTGGAAAAGGGCGGCTCGTACATGAACTGGGAGGGCAGGCTTCGCCCGTTCGAGCCGTCGTTGCAGACCAACGCCATCCCGGACGCTCGCGTGCTGGGCTATCTGGCTGACGAACTCGGCGTCGCGCTGAACATGACGAACCCGTTGACCGCCGGTGACGAGTTGGCGCGGCTGGGAATGTGGGCAGGACAGCGTCCCGCGGCACCAGACGTTAGCGCGGCCGCGCCTGCCGCGCCGGCGGCAGGTCAAGCCGTGTTGGCGGGGTGGCGCATGCTGCTCGACGCCGGACGCCTGCAGGACGGCGAACCGCACCTGGCCGGGACCGCACGCACCCCGGTCGCGCGGCTGTCGGCGACGACGGCGGCTGAAATCGGGGCCGGTGAGGGCGATCCGGTGACGGTGCGCACCGATCGCGGGGCGATCACGCTGCCGTTGGCGATCACCGACATCGCCGACCGCGTCGTGTGGCTGCCGCTGAACTCTGCAGGCTCGGCGGTGCACCAGAGCCTGGGCGTGACAGCAGGAGCCGTGGTTTCGATAGGGCGGGCAGAACCATGA